One genomic window of Coregonus clupeaformis isolate EN_2021a unplaced genomic scaffold, ASM2061545v1 scaf1373, whole genome shotgun sequence includes the following:
- the LOC121542842 gene encoding trypsin-2, with amino-acid sequence MISLVFVLLIGAAFATEDDKIVGGYECKAYSQPHQVSLNVGYHFCGGSLVNENWVVSAAHCYQSRVEVRLGEHNIKVTEGSEQFISSSRVIRHPNYSSYNIDNDIMLIKLSKPATLNTYVQPVALPSSCAPAGTMCTVSGWGNTMSSTADKNKLQCLNIPILSYSDCNNSYPGMITNAMFCAGYLEGGKDSCQGDSGGPVVCNGELQGVVSWGYGCAEPGNPGVYAKVCIFNDWLTSTMATY; translated from the exons ATGATTTCTCTGGTCTTTGTTCTGCTCATTGGAGCCGCTT TCGCCACGGAGGACGACAAGATCGTCGGAGGGTATGAGTGCAAGGCCTACTCCCAGCCCCACCAGGTGTCTCTGAACGTTGGGTACCACTTCTGTGGTGGCTCCCTGGTCAACGAGAACTGGGTTGTGTCTGCTGCTCACTGCTACCAATC CCGTGTGGAGGTGCGTCTGGGCGAGCACAACATCAAGGTGACTGAGGGTAGCGAGCAGTTCATCTCTTCTTCCCGTGTGATCCGTCACCCCAACTACAGCTCCTACAACATCGACAATGACATCATGCTGATCAAGCTGAGCAAGCCCGCCACCCTCAACACCTACGTGCAGCCTGTTGCTCTGCCCAGCAGCTGTGCCCCCGCTGGCACCATGTGCACCGTTTCTGGATGGGGAAACACCATGAGCTCCA CCGCTGACAAGAACAAGCTTCAGTGCCTGAACATCCCCATCTTGTCCTACAGTGACTGTAACAACTCCTACCCTGGAATGATCACAAACGCCATGTTCTGCGCTGGATACCTGGAGGGAGGCAAGGACTCTTGCCAG ggtGACTCCGGTGGCCCCGTGGTGTGCAACGGTGAGCTCCAGGGTGTTGTGTCCTGGGGTTACGGATGTGCCGAGCCCGGTAACCCCGGTGTCTACGCCAAG GTGTGCATCTTCAACGACTGGCTGACCAGCACCATGGCCACCTACTAA
- the LOC121542845 gene encoding trypsin-2 produces MISLVFVLLIGAAFATEDDKIVGGYECKAYSQPHQVSLNVGYHFCGGSLVNENWVVSAAHCYQSRVEVRLGEHNIKVTEGSEQFISSSRVIRHPNYSSYNIDNDIMLIKLSKPATLNTYVQPVALPTSCAPAGTMCTVSGWGNTMSSTADKNKLQCLNIPILSYSDCNNSYPGMITNAMFCAGYLEGGKDSCQGDSGGPVVCNGELQGVVSWGYGCAEPGNPGVYAKVCIFNDWLTSTMATY; encoded by the exons ATGATTTCTCTCGTCTTTGTTCTGCTCATTGGAGCCGCTT TCGCCACGGAGGACGACAAGATCGTCGGAGGGTATGAGTGCAAGGCCTACTCCCAGCCCCACCAGGTGTCTCTGAACGTTGGGTACCACTTCTGTGGTGGCTCCCTGGTCAACGAGAACTGGGTTGTGTCTGCTGCTCACTGCTACCAATC CCGTGTGGAGGTGCGTCTGGGCGAGCACAACATCAAGGTGACTGAGGGTAGCGAGCAGTTCATCTCTTCTTCCCGTGTGATCCGTCACCCCAACTACAGCTCCTACAACATCGACAATGACATCATGCTGATCAAGCTGAGCAAGCCCGCCACCCTCAACACCTACGTGCAGCCTGTTGCTCTGCCCACCAGCTGTGCCCCCGCTGGCACCATGTGCACCGTTTCTGGATGGGGCAACACCATGAGCTCCA CCGCTGACAAGAACAAGCTTCAGTGCCTGAACATCCCCATCCTGTCCTACAGTGACTGTAACAACTCCTACCCTGGAATGATCACAAACGCCATGTTCTGCGCTGGATACCTGGAGGGAGGCAAGGACTCTTGCCAG ggTGACTCCGGTGGCCCCGTGGTGTGCAACGGTGAGCTCCAGGGTGTTGTCTCCTGGGGTTACGGATGTGCCGAGCCCGGTAACCCCGGTGTCTACGCCAAG gTGTGCATCTTCAACGACTGGCTGACCAGCACCATGGCCACCTACTAA